From the Octadecabacter antarcticus 307 genome, one window contains:
- a CDS encoding MalY/PatB family protein translates to MQFDFETPKNITTGRSTKWENMGALLGRPADGDMIPMWIAQMDFQPAPFLQTATQSLMDCGEYGYFDYDEFAERVAWWYQNRHGWRPDPAHVFATHGIGNAVGLTLQSLTEPGDGIIIFSPVYHEFANKIRRNGRVMVESALVIDDGGLFRMDLATLEAQLTGTEKAVLFCSPHNPAGRVWEPAEIQALSAFCTRNDLLLLSDEIHMDLTFAGHKHTPTALNAPDALQHLVVMSAASKTFDIAGLRTGYVIIPDATLRDRFAALYAAMDIQPNRLGADLTCAAYTPEGAAWVDALMQVLDGNRQALCDGMNAIPGVTAMPMQSTFLAWVDFSDTGMSDAEIRKRLHNTAHVLPTPGGGLGLGGALHHRFNIGAPRAMIDDAVARMRYAFSDLQ, encoded by the coding sequence ATGCAATTCGACTTTGAGACCCCAAAAAACATCACCACCGGACGCAGCACAAAATGGGAAAATATGGGCGCGCTGTTGGGGCGGCCCGCAGATGGCGACATGATTCCCATGTGGATTGCGCAAATGGATTTCCAGCCTGCGCCATTTTTGCAGACGGCCACCCAGTCTTTGATGGATTGTGGCGAGTATGGATATTTCGACTATGACGAGTTCGCTGAACGAGTTGCATGGTGGTATCAGAACCGACACGGCTGGCGGCCCGATCCTGCCCATGTTTTTGCCACCCATGGAATCGGCAACGCAGTTGGCCTGACGTTGCAGTCGCTGACCGAACCGGGTGACGGGATCATCATTTTCAGCCCTGTCTACCATGAATTCGCCAATAAGATTCGCCGCAATGGTCGCGTCATGGTCGAATCTGCACTGGTGATTGATGACGGCGGACTGTTCCGCATGGACCTTGCGACACTTGAGGCGCAGCTGACGGGTACTGAAAAGGCGGTGTTGTTTTGCAGCCCGCATAACCCCGCTGGCCGCGTTTGGGAACCGGCCGAGATACAGGCCCTGTCAGCCTTCTGCACCCGCAACGATCTGCTGCTGCTGTCAGACGAAATCCACATGGATCTGACGTTTGCCGGTCATAAACACACGCCGACTGCGCTGAACGCACCGGATGCGCTGCAACACCTTGTGGTGATGTCGGCGGCGTCCAAAACCTTTGATATTGCAGGACTGCGGACCGGTTATGTTATCATCCCCGACGCGACTTTGCGCGACCGTTTTGCGGCGTTGTATGCGGCGATGGATATTCAGCCGAACCGCTTGGGCGCAGATTTGACCTGTGCAGCCTATACACCCGAAGGTGCGGCATGGGTTGATGCTTTGATGCAGGTGCTGGACGGCAACAGGCAGGCGTTGTGCGACGGGATGAACGCGATCCCTGGCGTTACGGCGATGCCGATGCAATCCACGTTTCTGGCTTGGGTCGATTTTAGTGACACCGGAATGTCGGACGCCGAAATTCGCAAACGTCTCCACAACACAGCCCACGTTTTGCCCACACCGGGCGGCGGTCTTGGTCTTGGGGGTGCCTTGCACCACCGCTTCAATATTGGCGCACCACGCGCCATGATCGACGACGCTGTCGCACGGATGCGCTATGCCTTTAGCGATTTGCAGTAA
- the def gene encoding peptide deformylase codes for MTLRSILLHPDPRLKSVADPVATVDKTLHALADDMLETMYNAPGIGLAAPQLGIMQRMLVMDCIKDDMETPQPMVLINPRVIFASSDTNIYDEGCLSIPDQYAEVERPAVVKVEWMNLDGKTQQEEFSDLWATCVQHEIDHLNGKLFIDYLKPLRRQMITRKMQKLKREIARGNA; via the coding sequence ATGACTTTACGCTCAATCCTGCTCCACCCCGACCCGCGGCTTAAATCCGTGGCTGACCCCGTGGCAACGGTCGATAAGACCTTGCACGCTTTGGCTGACGACATGCTCGAAACCATGTACAATGCGCCGGGCATAGGTCTTGCCGCGCCGCAGCTTGGCATCATGCAGCGGATGCTGGTGATGGATTGCATCAAGGACGACATGGAAACGCCGCAGCCAATGGTGTTGATCAATCCGCGCGTCATTTTCGCGTCGAGCGACACAAACATCTACGACGAAGGCTGCCTGTCCATCCCCGATCAATACGCAGAGGTGGAACGCCCCGCAGTGGTCAAAGTCGAATGGATGAATTTGGATGGTAAGACGCAACAGGAAGAATTTTCCGACCTCTGGGCGACCTGCGTGCAGCATGAAATTGACCATTTGAACGGCAAGCTGTTCATCGACTATCTCAAGCCGCTTAGACGTCAGATGATTACCCGCAAAATGCAAAAACTGAAACGTGAGATCGCCCGTGGTAACGCGTGA
- the def gene encoding peptide deformylase, producing the protein MVTRDIRLWPHAVLTQTCAPASLNDPDLDGLIEDLFDTMYHAKGRVLAAPQIGVTKRVFVVDVTWKDGIRDPRAFINPQITETAGDTVFMDEQCLSIPDTPMPVARPEAVQLRWANRDGGLETAPFDGILARCIQHELDHLNGTVIFDHQSPEVRAELEVAYAP; encoded by the coding sequence GTGGTAACGCGTGATATCCGCCTGTGGCCGCACGCAGTCCTGACACAAACCTGCGCGCCTGCGTCCCTAAACGATCCTGACCTCGACGGACTGATCGAAGACTTATTTGACACCATGTATCACGCCAAAGGTCGCGTTCTTGCTGCCCCGCAGATTGGTGTCACGAAACGGGTCTTCGTCGTTGACGTGACGTGGAAAGACGGTATCCGCGATCCGCGTGCGTTCATTAACCCGCAGATCACCGAAACCGCTGGCGACACAGTGTTTATGGACGAGCAATGCCTTTCCATCCCCGACACACCGATGCCTGTCGCCCGTCCCGAAGCCGTCCAACTGCGTTGGGCCAACCGCGACGGTGGGCTTGAGACCGCACCCTTTGACGGCATCCTCGCCCGTTGTATCCAGCATGAACTTGACCATTTAAATGGCACCGTGATTTTCGACCATCAATCCCCCGAGGTCCGCGCTGAATTGGAAGTCGCCTATGCCCCGTAG
- the def gene encoding peptide deformylase yields MPRRQFIPWPAKILRTPAAEVPEITDDICALWDEMIDAMDAMPGVGLAAPQLGVSLRLAVVDASDKRGQAIRMANPIILHASHELRLHEEASPNLVGMSASLERPRAVTVRFMNEAGMYDRQDFVGLWATSVQHQIDHLDGKMYFDRLSRTKRDMLLKKARKLNG; encoded by the coding sequence ATGCCCCGTAGACAGTTCATCCCGTGGCCCGCAAAAATTCTGCGAACACCCGCCGCCGAGGTACCTGAGATCACGGACGACATCTGCGCCCTGTGGGATGAAATGATCGACGCGATGGACGCCATGCCCGGCGTCGGCCTTGCGGCACCGCAATTGGGCGTGTCCCTGCGATTGGCCGTGGTAGATGCGTCTGACAAACGCGGTCAGGCGATCCGTATGGCCAACCCGATCATTCTGCACGCGTCACACGAACTGCGCTTGCACGAAGAAGCCTCACCCAATCTAGTTGGCATGTCCGCATCGCTCGAACGGCCCCGTGCCGTGACGGTCCGGTTCATGAATGAAGCAGGCATGTATGACCGCCAAGATTTTGTCGGCCTCTGGGCGACCAGTGTGCAGCACCAGATCGATCATTTGGATGGGAAGATGTATTTCGACCGCCTGAGCCGCACCAAACGCGATATGCTGCTGAAAAAGGCCCGCAAATTGAACGGGTGA